The proteins below come from a single Saccharopolyspora sp. SCSIO 74807 genomic window:
- a CDS encoding NAD(P)-dependent oxidoreductase: MRAERILVTGSAGHLGEALVRSVRAEGRDVVGLDLVESRFTTVTGSITDRALLRRCLQGVTGVLHAATLHKPHVSSHERQDFVDTNVTGTLALLEESAAAGVESFVFTSSTSAFGRALTPEPDQPAAWITEDVEPVPRNIYGVTKIAAENVAELVHREHGLPVVVLRTSRFFPEDDDRDEVRAAYEGMNTKVNEYLYRRVDLQDVVDAHRLALAEAPRIGFGRYIISATPPFSREDSAQLRADAQAVVSRLFPDQPGEYARRGWRMFPGLDRVYDSSRARAELGWRPRYDFRHVLDLLQADEDVRSPVARAVGTKGYHPYPHGIYTTGPE, translated from the coding sequence GTGCGTGCGGAACGGATTCTGGTGACCGGCAGCGCCGGGCACCTCGGGGAAGCATTGGTGCGCAGCGTCCGCGCCGAAGGACGCGACGTGGTCGGGCTCGACCTGGTGGAGTCCCGGTTCACCACGGTCACCGGCTCGATCACCGACCGGGCGTTGCTGCGGCGGTGCCTGCAGGGCGTGACGGGCGTGCTGCACGCGGCCACGCTGCACAAGCCGCACGTCAGCTCGCACGAGCGGCAGGACTTCGTGGACACCAACGTCACCGGCACGTTGGCGCTGCTGGAGGAATCCGCCGCCGCCGGGGTGGAAAGCTTCGTGTTCACCAGCAGCACCAGCGCGTTCGGCCGCGCGTTGACACCGGAGCCGGATCAGCCGGCGGCGTGGATCACCGAGGACGTCGAGCCGGTGCCGCGCAACATCTACGGCGTCACCAAGATCGCCGCCGAGAACGTGGCCGAGCTGGTGCACCGCGAACACGGTCTGCCGGTGGTGGTGCTGCGGACTTCCCGGTTCTTCCCGGAGGACGACGACCGCGACGAGGTGCGGGCCGCCTACGAGGGGATGAACACGAAGGTCAACGAGTACCTGTACCGCCGCGTCGACCTCCAGGACGTCGTCGACGCGCACCGCCTCGCGTTGGCCGAAGCTCCGCGCATCGGCTTCGGGCGCTACATCATCAGCGCCACTCCCCCGTTCAGCCGGGAGGATTCCGCGCAGCTGCGTGCGGATGCGCAGGCCGTGGTGTCCCGGTTGTTCCCGGACCAGCCGGGCGAGTACGCCCGCCGCGGGTGGCGGATGTTCCCCGGGCTGGACCGGGTTTACGACAGTTCCCGCGCCCGCGCGGAACTCGGCTGGCGACCGCGGTACGACTTCCGCCACGTCCTGGATCTGCTGCAGGCCGACGAGGACGTGCGCAGTCCCGTCGCCCGCGCTGTCGGAACCAAGGGGTACCACCCGTATCCGCACGGGATCTACACGACGGGGCCCGAGTGA
- a CDS encoding ANTAR domain-containing protein has translation MAALTPDWETDRRRFAERVGSGAGLAGSGAPGGTGGLADQRAQIWSPLAGRFADLGRDVFAERTLRGVVDAVLAVAVRSVPGAEFAALTLTRAGEPLHTAGTRNAAGGPDERAAALDEVQSGSVQGPFHEVSRQSGPGALACPDLTGEPAEFAAAAARCGLRSLGAAGVFPAGGGVRGALTAYSASPGTFDDSAADRLLVLACFVAAALGTTDAVTAGELAQRGITEPVRSSVAIERATAVLVERRGLSPQDCYDVLRRATTELVGR, from the coding sequence ATGGCAGCGCTGACCCCGGACTGGGAGACCGACCGCCGCCGCTTCGCCGAGCGCGTCGGATCCGGCGCGGGACTCGCCGGCTCCGGCGCGCCGGGCGGGACCGGCGGACTCGCCGACCAGCGGGCGCAGATCTGGTCGCCGCTGGCGGGCCGGTTCGCCGACCTCGGCCGCGACGTGTTCGCCGAACGGACGTTGCGCGGTGTCGTCGATGCCGTGCTCGCGGTGGCCGTCCGGAGCGTTCCCGGTGCGGAGTTCGCCGCGCTGACCCTCACTCGGGCCGGCGAACCGCTGCACACCGCGGGCACCCGGAACGCCGCAGGCGGCCCGGACGAGCGGGCCGCGGCGCTCGACGAGGTGCAGAGCGGCTCAGTCCAAGGGCCGTTCCACGAGGTCAGCAGGCAATCCGGGCCCGGCGCGCTCGCCTGCCCGGACCTGACCGGCGAACCGGCGGAGTTCGCCGCTGCGGCGGCGCGGTGCGGTCTGCGCAGTCTCGGCGCCGCCGGTGTTTTCCCGGCGGGCGGCGGTGTTCGCGGTGCGTTGACGGCGTACTCGGCCAGTCCGGGCACCTTCGACGACTCCGCGGCCGACCGGCTGCTCGTGCTGGCCTGCTTCGTCGCGGCCGCGCTCGGCACCACCGATGCGGTCACCGCGGGCGAGCTGGCGCAGCGCGGCATCACCGAGCCGGTGCGCAGTTCCGTCGCCATCGAACGCGCCACCGCCGTGCTCGTCGAGCGGCGCGGCCTGAGCCCGCAGGACTGCTACGACGTGCTCCGGCGCGCCACGACCGAACTCGTCGGCAGGTGA
- a CDS encoding arylsulfotransferase family protein, with protein sequence MSSDSFSIGRRAVLRMLAAAPAVPALIGTTGTAGAAASPGARAGQSLITRPDLQPPLVEISTPAANTEPGHVLLTPAGANVLNAEAAAPRAATQPGALIMDDLGQPVWFSPPAEGVIANLQVQRYQDRPVLTFWEGAIEVPPGFGNGQYAVLDESYRRIATVRAANGLQGDMHEFVITPRGTALLLIYSEVRADTTPVGGQPNSKVLEGVLQEIDIASGQLLLEWRSLQHVGLDESLLAVPKDPEQWFDYIHPNAICEDGDALLVSARCTHSVFRIDRTSGEVTWRLGGKRSDFAMGPDAAFAWQHDARRQPDGTITIFDNAEAAPGRGRSRALSLAVDETARTANVVRSNESPEGLLAPNQGNMQVLANGHVFVGWGGEPYFTEFGADGEVLFHGRFTESITSYRAFRSAWVGKPLDAPAVAGLPGNGSTSVYASWNGATEVVTWRVLAGPDEANLAPVQDAPKTGFETRVDIAGAQPFVSVEALDAGGAVLGASPPARVG encoded by the coding sequence ATGTCATCTGACTCCTTCTCGATCGGCCGTCGCGCGGTGCTGCGAATGCTGGCCGCGGCTCCCGCCGTGCCCGCGCTGATCGGCACCACAGGCACCGCCGGCGCCGCCGCGTCCCCGGGCGCCCGCGCCGGGCAAAGCCTCATCACCCGTCCCGACCTGCAACCGCCGCTGGTGGAGATCAGCACTCCGGCCGCGAACACCGAGCCCGGGCACGTGCTGCTGACCCCGGCCGGAGCAAACGTCCTCAACGCCGAGGCGGCCGCACCGCGCGCGGCGACCCAGCCCGGTGCGCTGATCATGGACGATCTCGGTCAGCCGGTGTGGTTCAGCCCGCCCGCCGAGGGCGTGATCGCCAACCTCCAGGTGCAGCGCTACCAGGACCGGCCGGTGCTGACGTTCTGGGAGGGCGCGATCGAGGTGCCGCCCGGTTTCGGCAACGGGCAGTACGCCGTGCTGGACGAGAGCTACCGGCGGATCGCGACCGTGCGCGCGGCCAACGGCCTGCAAGGCGACATGCACGAGTTCGTGATCACTCCGCGCGGAACCGCGCTGCTGCTGATCTACTCCGAGGTGCGCGCGGACACCACGCCGGTCGGCGGGCAACCGAACTCGAAGGTGCTGGAAGGCGTCCTGCAGGAAATCGACATCGCTTCCGGGCAGCTGCTGCTCGAGTGGCGCAGCCTGCAACACGTCGGGCTGGACGAGTCGCTGCTGGCGGTGCCCAAGGACCCGGAGCAGTGGTTCGACTACATCCACCCCAACGCGATCTGCGAGGACGGCGACGCGCTGCTGGTCTCCGCGCGCTGCACGCACTCGGTGTTCCGGATCGACCGGACCAGCGGCGAGGTGACGTGGCGGCTCGGCGGCAAGCGGAGCGACTTCGCCATGGGTCCGGACGCGGCGTTCGCCTGGCAGCACGACGCGCGCCGCCAGCCGGACGGGACGATCACCATCTTCGACAACGCCGAAGCCGCACCAGGTCGCGGCCGCTCCCGCGCGCTGTCGCTGGCCGTGGACGAGACCGCCCGCACCGCGAACGTGGTGCGCAGCAACGAAAGCCCGGAAGGGTTGCTGGCGCCGAACCAGGGCAACATGCAGGTGCTGGCCAACGGGCACGTCTTCGTCGGCTGGGGCGGAGAGCCGTACTTCACCGAGTTCGGCGCGGACGGCGAGGTGCTGTTCCACGGCAGGTTCACCGAGTCGATCACGTCCTACCGCGCGTTCCGCTCGGCGTGGGTGGGCAAGCCGCTGGACGCCCCGGCTGTGGCCGGGCTGCCGGGCAACGGCTCGACCAGCGTTTACGCGAGCTGGAACGGGGCGACCGAAGTGGTGACCTGGCGGGTGCTGGCCGGGCCGGACGAGGCGAACCTGGCTCCGGTGCAGGACGCGCCGAAGACCGGGTTCGAAACCCGGGTCGACATCGCGGGTGCGCAACCGTTCGTGTCCGTGGAGGCCCTCGACGCCGGGGGAGCCGTGCTCGGCGCCTCGCCGCCTGCCCGGGTGGGCTGA
- a CDS encoding PLP-dependent lyase/thiolase, with the protein MQPAMNEHLTGLRCIQCGRLHPVADHPAGCEHCRDQGSAANLRCEYDDDRPRLSLTGARSLGEGGTPLFPLPAEVAGLDVWVKNEAANPTGSHKDRFSWGAVGRAAAAGYAGIAAASSGNAALSLAAYSAAYGLACEVAVTTDIPDVLAGAVRDTGATLHVFDSAEQRWDFLRGRTGDPGTLVVTNYTRPVAGGSPFGIDAMRAIGWEIRSGLQRLPEHVVIPVSRGDLAYGVYLGLQQMARRHGESCPRVHLVEPFPRLAAVRAGAGVHDSFTGSAAGTPSIGGDSTTVQALRVLDDTGGSPVVLSSEVEEARIRLARMGILCEGTSATVLPAVEELRGRGVAAPGESIVVVLTSHPFNGL; encoded by the coding sequence ATGCAGCCTGCGATGAACGAGCACCTCACCGGGCTCCGATGCATCCAGTGTGGACGGTTGCATCCGGTCGCGGACCATCCGGCGGGCTGCGAGCACTGCCGGGATCAGGGCAGCGCGGCGAACCTGCGCTGCGAGTACGACGACGACCGGCCGCGGCTGTCGCTGACGGGCGCGCGCAGCCTCGGCGAAGGCGGCACGCCGCTGTTCCCGCTGCCCGCCGAGGTGGCCGGTCTCGACGTGTGGGTGAAGAACGAGGCGGCCAACCCGACCGGTTCGCACAAGGACCGGTTCAGCTGGGGCGCGGTCGGCCGCGCCGCCGCTGCCGGGTACGCGGGCATCGCCGCTGCTTCCTCCGGCAACGCCGCGTTGTCGCTGGCCGCTTACTCCGCGGCGTACGGCTTGGCGTGCGAGGTCGCCGTCACCACCGACATCCCCGATGTGCTCGCCGGGGCCGTCCGGGACACCGGTGCCACGCTGCACGTTTTCGACAGTGCCGAGCAGCGCTGGGACTTCCTGCGTGGCCGCACCGGTGATCCGGGCACGCTCGTGGTCACCAACTACACGCGCCCGGTAGCGGGCGGTTCACCGTTCGGGATCGACGCGATGCGGGCCATCGGTTGGGAGATCCGCTCCGGCCTGCAACGCCTGCCGGAACACGTGGTGATCCCCGTTTCCCGCGGCGACCTCGCCTACGGCGTGTACCTCGGCTTGCAGCAGATGGCGCGCAGGCACGGAGAATCGTGCCCGCGGGTTCATCTGGTCGAGCCGTTCCCGAGGCTCGCCGCGGTCCGCGCGGGAGCCGGCGTGCACGACAGCTTCACCGGCTCGGCCGCCGGAACCCCGTCGATCGGCGGGGATTCGACGACGGTGCAGGCGTTGCGAGTCCTCGACGACACCGGCGGATCGCCCGTGGTGCTCTCCTCCGAAGTGGAGGAGGCCCGGATCCGCTTGGCACGCATGGGGATTCTCTGCGAAGGCACGTCCGCCACCGTGTTGCCCGCGGTGGAGGAGTTGCGCGGGCGCGGTGTCGCCGCACCCGGCGAGTCCATTGTGGTCGTACTGACGTCACATCCGTTCAACGGCCTCTGA
- a CDS encoding GNAT family N-acetyltransferase, with product MNPPTLHVRTATVDDMDLLLRWREEAADWLQAEHGTDQWNRPADRQRMVDWIHEGSTFMAALQPDGEPVATVTSTPHGSPVLWTEEELRTPARYLHNLVVQRSHAGRGIGTCLGRWAASHAARTGVTIVRYTAWATNAKLLDYYDRIRGRYVRTVPGFHNGALFENPVVPRDDLPVVEAADVLV from the coding sequence ATGAATCCGCCCACTCTGCACGTGCGTACGGCCACTGTGGACGACATGGACCTGTTGCTGCGGTGGCGGGAGGAGGCCGCCGACTGGCTGCAGGCCGAGCACGGCACCGACCAGTGGAACCGCCCGGCGGACCGGCAGCGCATGGTGGACTGGATCCACGAGGGGTCCACGTTCATGGCGGCACTGCAGCCGGATGGGGAGCCGGTGGCCACGGTCACCAGCACCCCGCACGGATCACCGGTGCTGTGGACCGAAGAGGAGCTGCGCACTCCCGCTCGCTACTTGCACAACCTGGTGGTGCAACGTTCGCACGCGGGACGCGGCATCGGCACCTGCCTCGGGCGCTGGGCGGCTTCGCACGCGGCGCGGACGGGCGTCACGATCGTCCGCTACACCGCCTGGGCCACCAATGCGAAGTTGCTGGACTACTACGACCGGATCCGGGGCCGGTACGTGCGCACGGTTCCGGGGTTCCACAATGGAGCGCTGTTCGAGAATCCGGTCGTGCCGCGGGATGACCTGCCCGTGGTGGAGGCGGCCGACGTGCTGGTGTGA
- a CDS encoding ATP-grasp domain-containing protein, with protein sequence MRPTIGSTEDGDRALRERGLIDFVTRAVNALPLLRAGALTWLASAESADPEWAQRFGVRTCSLEHQQGSRRDVRSCGIKAMKASLTPPARAREDGQPPLLSATRPEVPRHWASLVARERERPAPADLNDKTRMRAWFADRGLPVPAGEVVAAHSLSHPALVRGLGSPFVAQRPVGSGGLGTYLVRSDAELRAARAREPAAGDWLISEFLDGTALNFHGFVGMDGSVGVTRPSVQFAGLPAAGFEFGAYCGCDFQAPQRVSAIAMERARDAVERVGAGLAGRHYRGVFGVDLIVRGDSVAVLELNARPQSSTWLLGEIERSQGHIPLLNRHALERQGRRTSGEHDPAPAPGVQLAVRHTGRTAEVTTAPRSGVYALDGDRLVWRRAGAGLLECAEGECAAVGLPTRGAELETGASLGMLVTASAATGPDGKVLNDYGTRLTAAFRELFALSARETEEAAG encoded by the coding sequence GTGCGTCCGACGATCGGATCGACCGAGGACGGTGACCGGGCGCTGCGCGAACGCGGCCTGATCGACTTCGTCACGCGCGCGGTCAATGCGCTTCCGCTGCTGCGCGCGGGTGCGCTGACCTGGTTGGCCTCCGCGGAGTCGGCGGATCCCGAATGGGCGCAGCGTTTCGGCGTGCGGACCTGCTCGCTGGAACATCAGCAGGGTTCGCGCAGGGATGTGCGGAGTTGCGGGATCAAAGCGATGAAGGCTTCGCTGACCCCGCCGGCGCGGGCGCGCGAGGATGGTCAACCGCCGCTGCTGTCCGCGACCAGGCCCGAGGTCCCGCGACATTGGGCATCGCTGGTCGCCAGGGAACGGGAGCGGCCGGCACCCGCCGACCTCAACGACAAGACCCGGATGCGGGCCTGGTTCGCCGACCGCGGCTTGCCCGTCCCGGCTGGCGAGGTCGTCGCCGCGCACTCGCTCTCGCACCCCGCGCTGGTTCGCGGGCTGGGCTCGCCGTTCGTGGCACAACGCCCGGTCGGCTCGGGCGGCCTGGGCACCTACTTGGTGCGCAGCGATGCGGAACTGCGCGCGGCACGGGCGCGGGAACCGGCGGCGGGCGACTGGCTGATCAGCGAATTCCTCGACGGCACGGCGCTGAACTTCCACGGATTCGTCGGCATGGACGGTTCGGTCGGCGTGACCAGGCCCTCGGTGCAGTTCGCCGGCCTGCCCGCGGCGGGCTTCGAGTTCGGGGCCTACTGCGGCTGCGATTTCCAGGCGCCGCAACGCGTTTCCGCGATCGCCATGGAACGCGCGCGAGATGCGGTCGAACGGGTGGGAGCCGGGTTGGCCGGACGCCACTACCGCGGCGTGTTCGGGGTCGACCTGATCGTGCGCGGCGACTCGGTGGCCGTGCTGGAGCTCAACGCCCGGCCGCAGAGCTCGACGTGGCTGCTGGGTGAGATCGAACGATCCCAAGGGCACATCCCGCTGCTGAACCGGCACGCGCTGGAACGGCAAGGCAGGCGCACCAGCGGCGAGCACGACCCCGCTCCCGCGCCGGGCGTGCAGCTCGCCGTGCGGCACACCGGCCGCACCGCTGAGGTGACCACCGCTCCGCGCAGCGGCGTGTACGCGCTGGACGGGGATCGGCTGGTGTGGCGGCGTGCCGGTGCGGGTCTGCTGGAGTGCGCCGAAGGTGAGTGCGCGGCCGTGGGCTTGCCGACGCGCGGCGCCGAGCTGGAAACCGGCGCATCGCTCGGAATGCTGGTCACCGCCAGCGCGGCGACGGGTCCGGACGGGAAGGTACTCAACGACTACGGCACCCGGCTGACCGCTGCTTTCCGCGAACTGTTCGCCCTCTCCGCCAGGGAAACCGAGGAGGCCGCCGGATGA
- a CDS encoding GTP-binding protein, whose amino-acid sequence MSPSSPAGPAVPADALPGTAADADGFTPADGLLRFATAGAVDDGKSTLIGRLLHDSKSLLADQVEALEQASAERGDDVLDLAMLTDGLRAEREQGITIDVAHRYFETARRAFIIADTPGHAQYTRNMVTGASTADLAIVLVDARHGLTEQSRRHAVLAGLLRVPEVVLAVNKMDLVDYDEQVFRDVAAEFAEFVGHGCTAIPLSALHGDNVVERSAAMPWYEGPALLEHLEQVRIADDNSTMDFRMPVQCVIRAPERDYRGYAGQISGGSVAAGDEVLHLPSGMRSRVSSVDTADGALVSAQAPLSISLRLADDIDVGRGDLLCAAANAPEPADELSATVCWMTAAAPLRPGTRLLFKHTTRTVKAVVTEVRHRLDVTTLSREPAAELGLNDIGEVGLRLAQPIFCDPYERNRLTGGGVLIDETTHATAGAVLITEANPGTRS is encoded by the coding sequence ATGAGCCCGAGTTCTCCGGCCGGACCGGCCGTTCCCGCGGACGCGTTACCCGGAACCGCTGCGGACGCGGACGGTTTCACCCCGGCCGACGGCCTGCTGCGGTTCGCCACCGCAGGCGCGGTCGACGACGGCAAGAGCACCCTGATCGGCCGGTTGCTGCACGACTCTAAGTCGCTGCTGGCCGACCAGGTCGAAGCGCTGGAGCAGGCCAGCGCGGAACGCGGCGACGACGTGCTGGACCTGGCGATGCTCACCGACGGCCTGCGCGCCGAGCGCGAGCAGGGAATCACCATCGACGTGGCGCACCGCTACTTCGAGACCGCCCGTCGCGCGTTCATCATCGCCGACACCCCGGGTCATGCCCAGTACACCCGGAACATGGTCACCGGGGCGTCCACTGCGGACCTGGCGATCGTGCTGGTCGACGCACGGCACGGTTTGACCGAGCAGAGTCGCAGGCACGCCGTGCTGGCCGGGCTGCTGCGGGTTCCGGAGGTCGTGCTCGCGGTGAACAAGATGGACCTGGTCGACTACGACGAGCAGGTTTTCCGCGACGTCGCGGCCGAATTCGCCGAGTTCGTCGGGCACGGGTGCACCGCGATCCCGCTGTCGGCACTGCACGGCGACAACGTGGTGGAACGCTCGGCCGCCATGCCCTGGTACGAGGGACCGGCGCTGCTGGAGCACCTCGAGCAGGTCCGCATCGCGGACGACAACTCCACAATGGATTTCCGGATGCCGGTGCAGTGCGTCATCCGGGCGCCCGAGCGCGATTACCGCGGTTATGCGGGCCAGATCTCCGGCGGCTCGGTGGCAGCGGGCGATGAGGTGCTGCACCTGCCCTCCGGGATGCGATCCCGAGTGTCCTCGGTGGACACCGCGGATGGCGCGCTGGTCAGCGCGCAGGCTCCGCTGTCGATATCGCTGCGACTGGCCGACGACATCGACGTCGGTCGCGGGGATCTGCTGTGCGCCGCGGCGAACGCCCCGGAACCGGCGGACGAGCTGTCCGCGACGGTGTGCTGGATGACCGCGGCGGCACCGCTGCGGCCCGGCACGCGGCTGCTGTTCAAGCACACCACGCGCACCGTCAAAGCCGTCGTCACCGAGGTTCGGCACCGGCTGGACGTCACCACGCTGAGTCGGGAGCCGGCCGCCGAGCTCGGGCTCAACGACATCGGCGAGGTCGGACTGCGCCTGGCGCAGCCGATCTTCTGCGACCCCTACGAGCGCAACCGGCTCACCGGCGGCGGAGTGCTCATCGACGAGACGACGCACGCCACGGCGGGTGCCGTCCTGATCACCGAGGCGAACCCCGGTACGCGCAGTTGA
- a CDS encoding sulfotransferase family protein, with amino-acid sequence MVKIIGAGFGRTGTASLKAALEHLGYGPCYHMFEVIAQPERAQDWELAMDGRVSDWQQVLGGFESTVDWPGCAFYRELMDFYPDAKVLLTVRDPERWYDSTYGTIYQFVQDPPGDDDFSAKLRPTVERMIWNGTFDGRFADRAHAIDVFERHNAEVQRVVPADRLLVYRVGEGWQRLCDFLDVPVPQEEFPHVNDSASIRDLAAQVSADGEVPSPFTSA; translated from the coding sequence ATGGTCAAGATCATCGGAGCCGGGTTCGGCCGCACCGGCACCGCATCGCTGAAGGCGGCGCTGGAACACCTCGGCTACGGCCCCTGCTACCACATGTTCGAGGTGATCGCGCAGCCCGAGCGGGCGCAGGACTGGGAGCTGGCGATGGACGGCCGGGTCTCCGATTGGCAGCAGGTGCTCGGCGGATTCGAGTCCACAGTGGACTGGCCGGGTTGTGCGTTCTACCGCGAACTGATGGATTTCTACCCGGACGCCAAGGTGCTGCTGACCGTGCGCGACCCGGAGCGCTGGTACGACAGCACCTACGGCACGATCTACCAGTTCGTGCAGGACCCGCCCGGCGACGACGACTTCAGCGCCAAGCTGCGCCCCACCGTCGAGCGGATGATCTGGAACGGCACGTTCGACGGCCGGTTCGCCGACCGCGCGCACGCCATCGACGTCTTCGAGCGGCACAACGCCGAAGTGCAGCGCGTGGTGCCCGCCGACCGGCTGCTGGTCTACCGCGTCGGCGAGGGCTGGCAGCGGCTGTGCGACTTCCTCGACGTGCCGGTGCCGCAGGAGGAGTTCCCGCACGTCAACGATTCCGCCTCGATCCGCGACCTGGCCGCGCAGGTCAGCGCCGATGGCGAAGTGCCGTCCCCGTTCACCAGCGCTTGA
- the cysD gene encoding sulfate adenylyltransferase subunit CysD: MPSGPSRSDVLESEALHLIREVAAEFDRPALLFSGGKDSAVLLRLAEKAFAPAPIPFPVLHVDTGHNFDEVLEFRDRRVAELGVRLVVAGVQDSIDAGRVAEPTGRWPSRNRAQTVTLLDAVAEHRFDALFGGARRDEERARAKERMLSFRDSFGQWDPRNQRPELWNVYNGLIRPGESVRAFPLSNWTERDVWTYVERDGVELPPLYFAHTRKVFERDGMLLADNPFLHRDPDEPLVERSVRFRTVGDMTCTGAVPSEASTVSEVLAEIAATRVTERGQTRADDRTSAAAMEDRKREGYF; encoded by the coding sequence ATGCCGTCCGGACCGTCCCGATCGGACGTCCTGGAGTCCGAGGCGCTGCACCTGATCCGCGAAGTGGCCGCCGAATTCGACCGCCCCGCGCTGCTGTTCTCCGGCGGCAAGGACTCCGCGGTCCTGCTGCGCCTGGCGGAGAAGGCGTTCGCACCCGCTCCGATCCCGTTCCCGGTGCTGCACGTGGACACCGGGCACAACTTCGACGAAGTGCTCGAGTTCCGGGATCGCCGCGTCGCCGAGCTGGGAGTGCGCTTGGTGGTGGCCGGCGTGCAGGACTCGATCGATGCGGGTCGGGTGGCCGAGCCGACGGGCCGCTGGCCCAGCCGCAACCGGGCGCAGACGGTGACGCTGCTGGACGCCGTCGCCGAGCACCGCTTCGACGCCCTGTTCGGCGGCGCGCGCCGCGACGAGGAACGCGCGCGGGCCAAGGAGCGGATGCTGTCCTTCCGGGACTCCTTCGGGCAGTGGGATCCGCGCAACCAGCGCCCCGAGCTGTGGAACGTCTACAACGGACTGATCCGGCCCGGCGAGAGCGTGCGCGCGTTCCCGCTGTCGAACTGGACCGAACGCGACGTGTGGACCTACGTGGAACGCGATGGTGTCGAGCTGCCGCCGCTGTACTTCGCGCACACCCGCAAGGTGTTCGAGCGCGACGGGATGTTGTTGGCGGACAACCCGTTCCTGCACCGCGACCCGGACGAGCCGCTGGTGGAGCGATCCGTGCGGTTCCGCACGGTCGGCGACATGACCTGCACCGGCGCGGTTCCCTCGGAAGCGTCCACGGTGTCCGAAGTGCTCGCCGAGATCGCCGCGACCCGGGTCACCGAGCGCGGCCAGACCCGCGCCGACGACCGCACGAGCGCGGCCGCGATGGAGGACCGCAAGCGGGAGGGATACTTCTGA
- a CDS encoding universal stress protein has product MDTATQNVIVVGVDGSEPSRSALRWALEQAELTNSQVRAVVAWEYPAFYSWEGGPMPPDEFQDTATRSMNEAVDEVAAGSPVQVQREVVHGHSAQALLDASADARLLVVGSRGHGSFYGALLGSTSQRCAVHSSCPVVIVRQ; this is encoded by the coding sequence GTGGACACCGCAACGCAGAACGTCATCGTGGTCGGAGTGGACGGTTCGGAACCCTCCCGGTCCGCATTGCGCTGGGCGCTGGAACAGGCCGAACTCACCAACTCCCAAGTGCGCGCCGTGGTCGCCTGGGAGTACCCCGCCTTCTACAGCTGGGAGGGCGGGCCGATGCCGCCCGATGAGTTCCAGGACACCGCGACCCGCAGCATGAACGAGGCCGTGGACGAGGTCGCCGCGGGCAGTCCGGTGCAGGTCCAGCGCGAGGTCGTGCACGGGCACTCGGCGCAAGCGCTGCTCGACGCCTCCGCCGACGCCCGCCTGCTGGTGGTCGGCAGCCGCGGGCACGGAAGCTTCTACGGTGCGTTGCTGGGTTCGACCAGCCAGCGGTGCGCGGTGCACTCGAGCTGCCCGGTGGTCATCGTTCGGCAGTGA